In the Wyeomyia smithii strain HCP4-BCI-WySm-NY-G18 chromosome 2, ASM2978416v1, whole genome shotgun sequence genome, one interval contains:
- the LOC129720665 gene encoding uncharacterized protein LOC129720665 isoform X1 has product MAESGIETTAAPEWLVKLESRREQIKAKLGHESGNGAPCVVCESKCPGLDLHFWRKVCRNCKCRKEQHDCKDDDVTGWAQFEILGAIRSKSAYIKISELTDKPVQLDWIPPNVTPELASDYMSKLGEKNIPIAGSVAAEKRKQQLEYQVPPHDLDASLCHNLSENEASQLIQYVEKIKKNCVGQGNVVRVGDNISYLQKSNINTVPVPSALLKNALMKRLMSSELIQAAISGETVTTDQPLCLQNEAMKADFIGSPLLSDKTKYKLKLMKVNTDAIQSVVEHGAKLDVVFSSLNSRGIHYHEHCHLLGPLERLRQEYISNPKFKSEIDNFVAGSTDLHVYKKMTEDVFNSPLPVKNFARREAPQHRETPLRKLKLDEQLAPTLTFSKECQAAIKKDSVLASILNSEPLRSVLHAPVYGGSLIITKTSLFPDFISSPFLSPTSKARLETMKINTQTIQSAVLNGPFYDELLSELNRCGINYAQDCFLQPIDDFRDEFLSYDSDNDFQKEIIDFIKNSDLSTFGLTPAQVQEIVRIGKAQNSNQLLTDILSSPTIQDALNSGLQPGSVLRLTNIPMGNNLQNSKLPEVIKDKLNNMKIDKQAVESAIVCGPLYDKLFHRLKRNGINYHQDSVLGPIAQFRSEYLADDLFRKEMTRYVSHPEPCLLDSATIQELQENDERLAHQLSGMHVSHSEDSGFGSIPPTPNYSTYPGVVSSTNVSEITAREGVFSSIPAIEQMNMYPEIRQSQMTTASIAATNPFAQSVHEKVDQLPLSPVDEIACSGCKQSIKFGEVAVRAERAGGSAAWHPQCFKCYKCDELLADLVYFYHGGHVYCARDLADILKIPRCSACDELIFTKEYTAAEGATFHIKHFCCYQCDAPLAGQQYVPDEKSNMPLCLTCYETYFAKSCHNCQEIIGPAEQGVAWGIIHWHGACFLCSGKNCGKSLIGGRFCVRNEMPFCSSQCLKSKIT; this is encoded by the exons ATGGCCGAATCTGGGATAGAAACGACTGCCGCACCAGAGTGGTTGGTGAAGCTTGAAAGTCGTCGGGAACAAATAAAAGCAAAGCTGGGCCATGAAAGCGGCAATGGAGCACCCTGCGTTGTTTGCg AAAGCAAATGTCCCGGATTGGATTTACATTTCTGGCGCAAGGTATGCCGTAATTGCAAATGTCGCAAAGAGCAACACGATTGCAAGGACGATGATGTGACTGGCTGGGCACAATTTGAGATACTGGGAGCGATTCGTTCCAAATCGGCTT ACATTAAGATTTCAGAACTAACCGATAAGCCAGTTCAGTTGGATTGGATTCCACCAAATGTGACTCCAGAACTAGCTTCCGATTACATGTCGAAATTAGGAGAGAAAAACATTCCAATAGCTGGTAGTGTGGCGGCAGAAAAACGCAAACAGCAGTTAGAGTATCAGGTTCCTCCGCATGACTTAGATGCAAGTCTGTGCCACAATCTCTCAGAAAATGAGGCATCCCAGCTAATACAGTatgtggaaaaaattaaaaagaattgTGTCGGCCAAGGAAATGTTGTCCGTGTTGGTGATAATATAAGTTATTTGCAAAAATCAAACATTAATACTGTTCCAGTTCCCTCCGCGCTGCTGAAAAACGCACTTATGAAACGGCTTATGAGTTCAGAACTTATACAAGCAGCAATTTCTGGTGAAACAGTCACAACCGATCAACCATTGTGCCTACAAAACGAGGCTATGAAAGCAGATTTCATCGGCAGTCCATTACTATCCGACAAGActaaatataaattaaaattaatgaaagTTAATACGGATGCAATTCAAAGCGTAGTGGAACATGGAGCTAAGCTCGATGTTGTTTTTAGTTCGCTTAATTCCAGAGGAATACATTATCACGAGCATTGTCATTTGCTTGGTCCCCTGGAACGCCTAAGGCAAGAATACATTAGTAACCCAAAATTTAAGTCGGAAATTGATAACTTTGTTGCCGGTTCTACAGATTTACATGTGTATAAAAAAATGACGGAGGATGTTTTTAACTCTCCACTACCCGTGAAAAATTTTGCACGGCGTGAAGCGCCACAACATCGAGAAACGCCACTAAGAAAACTAAAATTGGATGAACAACTTGCACCAACGCTTACATTTTCTAAAGAATGCCAAGCTGCGATAAAAAAAGATTCCGTGCTAGCATCCATTCTCAACTCTGAGCCATTACGATCAGTCTTACATGCCCCGGTTTACGGTGGATCATTGATTATAACTAAAACTTCTTTGTTTCCGGATTTCATAAGCAGCCCTTTTCTGTCACCCACTTCTAAAGCTCGCTTGGAgacaatgaaaataaacacacaaaCTATTCAGAGTGCTGTCTTAAATGGGCCTTTTTACGATGAATTGTTGTCCGAACTGAATAGATGCGGAATAAACTACGCtcaagattgctttcttcaaccAATCGATGATTTTAGAGATGAGTTTCTCAGCTATGACAGTGACAATGATTTCCAAAAAGAAATaatagattttataaaaaattcgGATCTCTCAACTTTTGGTTTGACTCCAGCACAGGTTCAAGAAATAGTCAGAATAGGAAAAGCACAAAACTCAAATCAATTACTTACTGATATTTTGTCTTCTCCTACCATTCAAGACGCTTTAAATTCAGGTCTCCAACCGGGTAGTGTACTACGATTGACGAATATTCCAATGGGTAATAATCTACAAAATTCTAAATTACCTGAAGTAATCAaggataaattgaacaacatgAAAATTGATAAGCAAGCGGTTGAAAGTGCGATTGTTTGCGGTCCTTTATATGATAAATTATTCCATCGGCTAAAAAGAAATGGTATCAACTACCACCAAGATTCAGTTCTAGGTCCAATCGCACAATTTAGAAGTGAATATCTTGCTGATGATCTCTTTCGTAAGGAAATGACACGTTATGTTTCACACCCTGAACCGTGTCTTTTAGATTCAGCTACCATCCAAGAATTACAGGAAAATGATGAACGCCTTGCTCACCAATTATCTGGAATGCACGTTTCACACAGTGAGGATTCGGGTTTTGGATCGATTCCACCCACTCCAAATTATTCCACTTACCCAGGTGTGGTCAGTTCAACAAATGTCAGCGAAATAACTGCAAGGGAAGGAGTTTTTTCTTCCATCCCAGCTATCGAACAGATGAATATGTACCCCGAGATTCGCCAAAGTCAAATGACAACTGCATCTATTGCTGCAACTAATCCTTTTGCTCAATCAGTTCATGAAAAAGTTGATCAACTGCCACTATCTCCTGTCGATGAAATAGCCTGTAGCGGATGCAAGCAAAGtattaaatttggagaagttgCTGTGAGGGCAGAACGCGCTGGGGGTAGTGCCGCATGGCATCCGCAATGCTTCAAATGCTACAAATGTGATGAGCTACTTGCTGATTTGGTATACTTCTATCATGGTGGTCATGTGTATTGTGCTCGAGATTTGGCAGATATATTGAAAATTCCTCGTTGCTCTGCTTGTGACGAGCTGATTTTTACCAAAGAATATACTGCGGCTGAAGGGGCTACATTCCACATTAAACATTTTTGCTGTTATCAATGCGATGCACCATTAGCCGGACAGCAATATGTGCCCGATGAAAAATCCAACATGCCTCTCTGCTTGACCTGCTATGAAACATACTTTGCAAAATCATGTCACAATTGTCAGGAAATTATTGGACCTGCCGAACAAGGAGTTGCTTGGGGCATCATTCACTGGCATGGGGCGTGTTTTCTTTGCAGCGGAAAAAATTGTGGCAAGTCACTCATTGGTGGCAGATTCTGTGTGAGAAACGAAATGCCTTTTTGCAGTTCTCAATGTTTGAAAAGTAAGATTACGTGA
- the LOC129720665 gene encoding testin isoform X2, with protein MAESGIETTAAPEWLVKLESRREQIKAKLGHESGNGAPCVVCESKCPGLDLHFWRKVCRNCKCRKEQHDCKDDDVTGWAQFEILGAIRSKSAYIKISELTDKPVQLDWIPPNVTPELASDYMSKLGEKNIPIAGSVAAEKRKQQLEYQVPPHDLDASLCHNLSENEASQLIQYVEKIKKNCVGQGNVVRVGDNISYLQKSNINTVPVPSALLKNALMKRLMSSELIQAAISGETVTTDQPLCLQNEAMKADFIGSPLLSDKTKYKLKLMKVNTDAIQSVVEHGAKLDVVFSSLNSRGIHYHEHCHLLGPLERLRFTCV; from the exons ATGGCCGAATCTGGGATAGAAACGACTGCCGCACCAGAGTGGTTGGTGAAGCTTGAAAGTCGTCGGGAACAAATAAAAGCAAAGCTGGGCCATGAAAGCGGCAATGGAGCACCCTGCGTTGTTTGCg AAAGCAAATGTCCCGGATTGGATTTACATTTCTGGCGCAAGGTATGCCGTAATTGCAAATGTCGCAAAGAGCAACACGATTGCAAGGACGATGATGTGACTGGCTGGGCACAATTTGAGATACTGGGAGCGATTCGTTCCAAATCGGCTT ACATTAAGATTTCAGAACTAACCGATAAGCCAGTTCAGTTGGATTGGATTCCACCAAATGTGACTCCAGAACTAGCTTCCGATTACATGTCGAAATTAGGAGAGAAAAACATTCCAATAGCTGGTAGTGTGGCGGCAGAAAAACGCAAACAGCAGTTAGAGTATCAGGTTCCTCCGCATGACTTAGATGCAAGTCTGTGCCACAATCTCTCAGAAAATGAGGCATCCCAGCTAATACAGTatgtggaaaaaattaaaaagaattgTGTCGGCCAAGGAAATGTTGTCCGTGTTGGTGATAATATAAGTTATTTGCAAAAATCAAACATTAATACTGTTCCAGTTCCCTCCGCGCTGCTGAAAAACGCACTTATGAAACGGCTTATGAGTTCAGAACTTATACAAGCAGCAATTTCTGGTGAAACAGTCACAACCGATCAACCATTGTGCCTACAAAACGAGGCTATGAAAGCAGATTTCATCGGCAGTCCATTACTATCCGACAAGActaaatataaattaaaattaatgaaagTTAATACGGATGCAATTCAAAGCGTAGTGGAACATGGAGCTAAGCTCGATGTTGTTTTTAGTTCGCTTAATTCCAGAGGAATACATTATCACGAGCATTGTCATTTGCTTGGTCCCCTGGAACGCCTAAG ATTTACATGTGTATAA